The Magnolia sinica isolate HGM2019 chromosome 9, MsV1, whole genome shotgun sequence genome contains a region encoding:
- the LOC131254705 gene encoding probable E3 ubiquitin-protein ligase RHY1A codes for MAGMLPGVECARRRRVHQGGSNDQQNRTRRFSFCLYTSNHDTHLNTNSLLRRTQSFQSENLGDVAREAKERLDERLKIQRKSEITGHKSKGNIKSKNENVHDSLAPAIFSYLQREVFDPKKKISKRFSWARLGWKASDQIECAVCLEWFKSGDILVHLPCAHRFHSMCLVPWLESNAHCPCCRTQIFS; via the exons atggCTGGCATGCTCCCTGGCGTGGAATGTGCTCGAAGGAGGCGAGTCCATCAAGGAGGATCAAATGACCAACAGAATAGGACGAGACGATTTTCCTTCTGTCTGTACACCAGCAACCATGATACCCATCTCAATACCAACTCTCTg CTGAGGAGAACCCAAAGCTTCCAATCTGAGAATCTTGGAGATGTTGCAAGGGAAGCCAAGGAGAGACTGGATGAGAGGCTCAAGATCCAGCGAAAATCAGAAATCACAGG GCATAAGAGCAAAGGAAACATAAAATCCAAGAATGAAAATGTCCATGACAGCTTGGCGCCTGCAATCTTCAGTTATCTGCAGAGAGAGGTCTTCGATCCAAAGAAGAAAATCAGCAAACGGTTTAGCTGGGCAAGGTTGGGGTGGAAAGCATCTGATCAGATCGAGTGCGCTGTTTGCTTGGAATGGTTCAAATCTGGGGACATTTTGGTGCACCTACCATGTGCCCATCGGTTCCACTCAATGTGCTTGGTTCCATGGTTAGAATCTAATGCTCATTGCCCCTGTTGCAGGACCCAAATCTTCTCTTAA